In one Oryza glaberrima chromosome 2, OglaRS2, whole genome shotgun sequence genomic region, the following are encoded:
- the LOC127762943 gene encoding probable histidine kinase 6, which produces MGKPEARSGWRNAAAAAWVLVAVACAAYMHWHLLRETMDRAEERLVSMCEERARMLQEQFGVTVNHVHALAILISTFHFEKFPSAIDQDTFAKYTARTSFERPLLNGVAYAQRIFHHEREMFENQQGWIMKTMKRQAAPPQDEYAPVIFSQDTVSYLARIDMMSGEEDRENILRARATGKAVLTNPFRLLGSNHLGVVLTFAVYRPGLAADASVEERVEATAGYLGGAFDVESLVENLLSKLAGNQDIVVNVYDVTNASEPMAMYGPQSPDGKVSLFHVSTLDFGDPFRAHEMRCRYRQKPPLPWSAITNPLGTFVIWMLVGYIICAAWSRYDKVSEDCRKMEELKTQAEAADVAKSQFLATVSHEIRTPMNGVLGMLDMLLGTDLSMTQKDYAQTAQMCGRALITLINDVLDRAKIEAGKLELEAVPFDLRSLMDDVISLFSSKSREKCIELAVFVCDDVPKVVIGDPWRYRQILTNLVGNAVKFTERGHVFVRVCLAENSKVEANQVLNGTMNGKDGKVETTANGAFNTLSGFQAADERNNWDYFKLLLSDKEPHMDELECDRSYQNDCDCVTLMISIEDTGVGIPLHAQDRVFTPFMQADSSTSRNYGGTGIGLSISKCLAELMGGQISFTSRPFVGSTFTFSAVLKRSCKDTSSDSKRSLSEALPTAFKGMKAILVDGRPVRGAVTRYHLNRLGIVAKVVNNLSMGLQTLAGQNGVKESREKLSMLFIENDIWRPETDILLLNRLHELKNNGQVHELPKLVLLVTSEADKDRYGSAFDIVMYKPIRASTIASCLQQLLKVVMPERKDNQNRPSFLRSLLIGKNILIVDDNKVNLRVAAAALKKYGAKVHCVESGKDAVSLLQQPHCFDACFMDVQMPEMDGFEATRQIRQMEVKANEERKALDLMEGSTFVESHLPVLAMTADVIQATYEECIKSGMDGYVSKPFDEEQLYQAVSRLVVGTKESAV; this is translated from the exons aTGGGGAAGCCGGAGGCGAGGAGTGGGTGgaggaacgcggcggcggcggcgtgggtgcTGGTGGCCGTGGCGTGCGCGGCGTACATGCACTGGCACCTGCTGCGGGAGACCATGGACCGCGCCGAGGAGCGGCTCGTCAGCATGTGCGAGGAGCGGGCGAGGATGCTGCAGGAGCAGTTCGGCGTCACCGTCAACCACGTCCACGCCCTCGCCATCCTCATCTCCACCTTCCATTTCGAGAAGTTCCCGTCCGCCATCGACCAG GATACATTTGCAAAGTACACGGCAAGGACATCGTTTGAGCGCCCACTGCTGAATGGAGTGGCATATGCGCAGCGTATCTTCCATCACGAGAGGGAAATGTTTGAGAACCAGCAGGGATGGATTATGAAGACGATGAAGCGACAGGCTGCACCTCCACAGGATGAGTATGCCCCGGTGATTTTTTCACAGGATACGGTTTCCTACCTTGCACGTATCGACATGATGTCTGGGGAG GAGGACCGGGAAAACATCTTACGTGCAAGGGCTACCGGCAAAGCTGTGTTGACAAACCCATTCAGGTTGCTTGGGTCAAACCACTTGGGGGTAGTTCTCACTTTTGCTGTGTATCGCCCTGGTCTAGCTGCTGATGCATCAGTTGAGGAGCGTGTGGAAGCAACTGCTGG ATATCTTGGTGGAGCTTTTGATGTGGAGTCACTCGTGGAAAATTTGCTTAGTAAACTTGCTGGCAATCAGGATATTGTAGTGAATGTGTATGATGTCACAAATGCTTCTGAACCTATGGCCATGTATGGTCCTCAAAGTCCAGATGGTAAAGTGTCCCTCTTCCATGTGAGCACGCTTGACTTTGGTGATCCTTTCAGGGCGCATGAAATGAGGTGCAG GTATAGGCAAAAGCCTCCTCTGCCATGGTCTGCTATCACTAATCCTTTGGGAACTTTTGTTATATGGATGCTTGTGGGGTATATAATTTGTGCCGCATGGTCTCGCTATGATAAAGTTTCAGAGGATTGTAGAAAGATGGAAGAGCTCAAAACTCAAGCAGAAGCTGCTGATGTTGCTAAGTCCCAG TTTCTGGCAACTGTATCCCATGAGATCAGAACACCTATGAATGGCGTCCTTG GAATGCTCGACATGCTCTTGGGGACAGATCTGAGTATGACTCAAAAGGATTATGCTCAGACAGCCCAGATGTGTGGCAGAGCATTGATAACACTGATAAATGATGTACTTGATCGGGCTAAGATTGAAGCAGGGAAATTGGAGCTTGAGGCAGTGCCATTTGACCTGCGGTCTCTCATGGATGATGTGATCTCCTTATTTTCTTCAAAATCAAGAGAGAAGTGCATTGAG CTTGCAGTGTTTGTATGTGATGATGTTCCAAAAGTTGTTATTGGAGATCCATGGAGATATCGACAAATACTGACAAATTTGGTGGGAAACGCAGTCAAA TTCACAGAACGGGGCCATGTATTTGTGCGAGTCTGCCTGGCTGAGAACTCAAAAGTGGAAGCTAATCAAGTCCTTAATGGAACCATGAATGGGAAAGACGGCAAAGTTGAGACTACAGCTAATGGCGCCTTCAATACTTTGAGTGGTTTTCAAGCCGCAGATGAGCGCAATAACTGGGATTATTTTAAGCTGCTGCTATCTGATAAAGAGCCCCATATGGATGAGCTTGAGTGCGACAGATCTTATCAAAATGATTGTGACTGTGTGACCTTGATGATAAGTATTGAGGATACAGGTGTTGGGATCCCATTACATGCACAAGATCGTGTTTTTACGCCTTTCATGCAGGCTGATAGTTCAACTTCAAGGAACTATGGTGGAACTGGCATTGGTTTAAGCATCAGCAAATGTTTAGCTGAACTTATGGGCGGTCAAATAAGTTTCACTAGCCGTCCATTTGTTGGGAGTACATTTACATTCTCAGCTGTCCTCAAGCGCTCATGCAAAGATACTTCAAGTGATTCAAAGAGGAGCTTATCTGAGGCACTACCAACTGCCTTTAAGGGAATGAAGGCTATTTTAGTAGATGGGAGACCTGTACGTGGAGCTGTCACACGATATCACCTTAACAGGTTGGGAATAGTTGCTAAAGTTGTGAATAATTTGAGTATGGGGCTTCAGACTTTAGCTGGACAAAATGGTGTGAAAGAGTCCAG GGAGAAACTGTCTATGCTTTTTATAGAGAATGACATCTGGAGGCCTGAGACAGATATCCTATTATTGAATCGTCTGCATGAGCTAAAGAATAATGGTCAGGTGCATGAGTTGCCGAAGCTAGTTCTTTTGGTAACATCAGAAGCTGACAAGGACAGATATGGATCCGCATTTGATATTGTGATGTATAAACCTATAAGGGCAAGCACAATTGCTTCTTGCCTTCAACAGTTGCTAAAAGTAGTGATGCCTGAAAGGAAAGACAATCAAAATAGGCCCTCATTTCTCCGCAGCTTGCTGATTGGGAAGAATATATTGATTGTAGATGATAATAAAGTCAATCTCAGGGTTGCTGCAGCTGCGCTCAAGAAATATGGTGCCAAAGTTCATTGTGTTGAAAGCGGCAAAGATGCAGTCTCCTTACTTCAACAACCACACTGCTTTGATGCATGCTTTATGGATGTTCAGATGCCAGAGATGGATGG GTTTGAGGCAACTAGACAAATAAGGCAAATGGAGGTAAAAGCAAACGAGGAAAGGAAGGCGTTGGATTTAATGGAGGGTTCAACATTCGTCGAGTCCCATTTGCCTGTTCTGGCAATGACCGCAGATGTCATTCAGGCGACATATGAAGAATGTATAAAATCGGGAATGGATGGTTATGTGTCCAAACCTTTCGACGAGGAGCAGTTATACCAAGCTGTCTCCAGATTAGTGGTGGGAACGAAGGAATCAGCGGTATGA
- the LOC127762651 gene encoding uncharacterized protein LOC127762651 produces MPLPVRSGLPPGGLRNTARMPAADDACWWDFCSGGQPDEFRPSGGPTPARCVPHVAAVAAASCCSLYSAAPAPAVVTAIFQGATALLAFTQAGDFLAELRSYVREEDGEVILKLVGGLGAAIFVLEWAALRRPPAIQRCSRSAARTTGACATL; encoded by the exons ATGCCGTTGCCCGTGCGTTCCGGTTTGCCTCCTGGAGGGCTGAGGAACACGGCGCGCATGCCGGCCGCGGACGACGCCTGCTGGTGGGACTTCTGCAGCGGCGGCCAGCCGGACGAGTTCAGACCAAGCGGCgggccgacgccggcgcggtGCGTGCCCCACGTCGCCGCTGTTGCCGCGGCGAGCTGCTGCTCCC TATACTCCgctgctcccgctcccgccgtaGTCACCGCCATCTTCCAGGGCGCCACCGCGCTGCTCGCCTTCACGCAGGCCGGCGACTTCCTCGCCGAGCTGCGGTCCTACGtccgggaggaggacggcgaggtcaTCCTCAagctcgtcggcggcctcggcgccgccatctTCGTGCTCGAATGGGCCGCGCTCCGCCGTCCTCCCGCCATCCAACGCTGCTCCCGCTCCGCCGCGAGGACCACTGGTGCGTGCGCGACGCtgtaa
- the LOC127763966 gene encoding U-box domain-containing protein 21-like → MVTPMTRARARARAVRLAVSEIPLAVRRSARQQQQPPEPAADVPDHFLCPISLDMMRDPVTAPTGITYDRDGVEVWLERGRPTCPVTGRPLRPEELVPNHATRRMIQEWCVANRALGVERVPTPRVPVSAADAREILEGVAAAARRGDAAACGRMVARARALGKESERNRRCLASAGAERALALAFSRLAAASTDQQAEARACALEEILAALVVFFPLDEESRRCIASPPSLDALVSILSHGEQVTRVSAVVVLREIASSCDNQCLEAMSKANAMYDALVNLVAKPVSPQATKAALVTAYYLVKNDIEHAASRLVDLGTVELLVELLADADKGTTEKALAVLDTVLVAAKARDRAYAHALAVPVLAKKTMHVSDMATEFAVSALWRLCKNSPADGGCKAEALQVGAFQKLLLLLQLGCDGVTKERASELLRLLNASRDSTECIETADFKGLKRPFI, encoded by the coding sequence ATGGTCACTCCGATGactcgcgcccgcgcccgcgcccgcgccgtgcGGCTGGCCGTGTCGGAGATCCCTCTCGCCGTGCGGCGATCggcgaggcagcagcagcagccgcctgAGCCAGCCGCAGACGTGCCGGACCATTTCTTGTGCCCGATCTCGCTGGACATGATGAGGGACCCCGTGACGGCGCCGACGGGGATCACGTACGACCGGGACGGGGTGGAGGTGTGGCTGGAGCGCGGGCGGCCGACGTGCCCCGTCACCGGCCGCCCGCTGCGGCCGGAGGAGCTGGTGCCGAACCATGCCACGCGGAGGATGATCCAGGAGTGGTGCGTCGCGAACCGGGCCCTCGGGGTGGAGCGCGTGCCCACGCCGCGGGTGCCCGtttccgccgccgacgcgcgcgaGATCCTCGAgggcgtcgccgcggcggcgcggcgaggggacgcggcggcgtgcgggagGATGGTGGCCAGGGCTAGGGCGCTCGGGAAGGAGAGCGAGCGGAATCGCCGGTGCTTGGcgtccgccggcgccgagcgcgcgctcgcgctcgcgTTCTCTCGTCTCGCCGCGGCGTCCACCGACCAGCAGGCGGAGGCGCGCGCCTGCGCCCTCGAGGAGATCTTGGCCGCGCTGGTCGTCTTCTTCCCGCTCGACGAGGAGTCCAGGCGCTGCATTGCCTCCCCGCCGTCGCTGGACGCCCTCGTCTCGATCCTCTCTCACGGCGAGCAGGTCACGCGTGTCAGCGCCGTCGTTGTGCTCCGGGAGATCGCCTCGTCGTGCGACAACCAGTGCCTCGAGGCAATGTCCAAGGCGAACGCCATGTACGACGCGCTCGTCAACCTCGTCGCGAAGCCGGTCTCGCCGCAGGCCACGAAGGCCGCGCTGGTCACCGCCTACTACCTCGTCAAGAACGACATCGAgcacgccgcctcccgcctcgtcGACCTCGGCACGGTGGAGCTCCTCGTCGAGCTCCTGGCCGACGCCGACAAGGGCACGACGGAGAAGGCGCTCGCGGTGCTCGACACCGTCCTCGTCGCGGCCAAGGCCCGCGACAGGGCGTACGCGCACGCGCTGGCCGTGCCGGTGCTCGCCAAGAAGACGATGCACGTGTCCGACATGGCGACGGAGTTCGCCGTGTCGGCGCTGTGGCGGCTGTGCAAGAACTCGCCGGCGGACGGCGGGTGCAAGGCCGAGGCGCTGCAGGTCGGCGCGTTCCAgaagcttctgctgctgctccagctcGGCTGCGACGGCGTCACCAAGGAGCGCGCCAGCGAGCTGCTCAGGCTTCTCAACGCGTCGCGAGACAGCACCGAGTGCATCGAGACGGCAGATTTCAAGGGGCTCAAGAGACCCTTCATTTGA